One region of Eleutherodactylus coqui strain aEleCoq1 chromosome 5, aEleCoq1.hap1, whole genome shotgun sequence genomic DNA includes:
- the LOC136627984 gene encoding solute carrier family 2, facilitated glucose transporter member 9-like — protein MAVLLCSVLIERYGRKVLLLGSYGFMATMLGGLTVTLSLQGWAHWIPYCSAVFIFFFIFFFGTGPGTLTIAIVIELCGHSSRAAMFVIISCLNWIGLYVIGMVFPYMEAALGHYCFLIFLASIVGSGMFLFFFLPETKGKTLQQITTEFNRLNFKHKKLPMEFSTSL, from the exons AGTGTACTGATAGAGCGCTATGGAAGAAAAGTCCTTCTGCTTGGAAGTTATGGGTTCATGGCTACTATGCTAGGTGGTCTCACAGTCACTCTGTCACTTCAG GGCTGGGCTCATTGGATTCCATATTGCAGTGCTGTGttcattttcttcttcatctttttcTTTGGCACGGGTCCAG GGACATTAACTATTGCCATCGTTATAGAACTCTGTGGCCACTCTTCCCGTGCGGCAATGTTTGTGATCATTTCTTGCCTCAACTGGATCGGACTCTATGTGATAGGGATGGTATTCCCGTATATGGAG GCTGCTCTTGGCCATTATTGTTTCCTCATCTTTTTGGCCAGTATTGTGGGCTCAGGAATGTTCCTGTTTTTCTTCCTTCCGGAGACAAAGGGGAAGACATTACAGCAAATCACAACAGAATTCAACAGGCTGAATTTTAAACATAAGAAGTTACCCATGGAGTTTTCCACCAGCTTATGA